ataaacatagttaaataataaataagggcatctatttattattataaatcataatgaaaaaaacttctattatcgttatcatctgATGAACTATCACTAGTGCCAATGGAAAGTAATCGAATGTAAAAGCACTCAACAGAAAGTCTTTTAGCAAGTTGAAGCATGGAAAAGTCGTTGATTAAAGGACAAcggatatttttctatctttctctctctctctctctctctctctctctctctctctctctctctctgtctctctctttctttctctctctctctctctctctctctctgaaatCCTCCGTTTCTCATTTCTCACGTTTAACTTCCATTGTTCCTATTTACTTAATGAACATACTAGAATGACCATAGCTTATCGTGGCCAAAGGAGGCGTATTTCTGCAACGAGTTAACGCGCGAACGTATTCTCCGTGACactaaaggagagaaagggctATACGGATGAAACAGGCCACTAATTAGCAAAGCTCGAGATGACAGTGGGAACCTTCCTGAGCGCGTTTACGCACGTAGTAGTTGGCAACTGGCGTGTATCAAAGGTCGAATAGGGCCGGATGGGTTGATGTTCGTCGGATACGACGGCAAGTAGCCAAACTTCCTACTCCGAAATCGCATTAACCTGAATaacgaagatagaaatagagttAGCTAAATAGATGAAGGGAACTAGAGAAAAAACTTAACAATACAACTCAACGTCTTATTGTCttctgtttattatatattatcccTAATAAATCATCCTGTATAAGATTCGACCGCTCGGACCAGACATCAATATCACTAAAGGCGATCTAATTCCAATATCCACGTCCTTAACCGTACTCTGTTTTCCTTCTTCAATAAGCTATGAATAGCTTCAACCTCAGAGTTGCATCCTAATACAAAATCGATCTCAAGAAGTTTTTTCGTTGATAGTGTGTACTTTTTCTATACTTACTGTGTGACCGAATGCATGGcacaaaaaaatgtatgtggAATTTATTCACtccattttttcattatatcctTGCCacttatcttatatatttataatatttataatatttatcttcccttagaagaaataatattttagagTGAATTTCAAATATAGTATTTGTATTAcctagaattattataaattactaCAAGTTTATTAAGAAGCAAACTATTCATAATGATATAcgtttttttatcaattcacAATAATGTCTCATATTCATACTTTCGTTAATGTTCATTCTTATGATTTCGAAATAACATCTTCTATACAGTACAAGTATTGCGATTGTACAATAATGCAACTATCGttcattttaagaaaaaaataaaatctccaAGAAGCATTACAGTTTTTACAAATACATGATTCTTTTAACcagttattataaatacaaaatgacGTATGAAATGTTAGAAATTTGTTTGGTCGGAATCGTTAGACTTTGaagatattctctttttaaattaaaaagtaaagaagaattcGAAATGGAGAAAATCGCGAAGGCAGATGGATTTCTCCACGCGATCCACGTGCCGTGGCTAAGGCTAACCGAGCTTTAATTGCAGCGAATCGCCGTAATTACAGAATGCTTGCGCAAGCCCTTTTTCACCCTGCTCAACTACGTGGTGCGCAAGTTCCGTGCAACGGTGAACGCAACCTcctaaaagaaagagagagagagagagagagagaaatggtatGATGAAGGGCGTTCACCCTTTTCGTTCTTGATCCGAACGAAGCGAGTGGAACTCTAACAAAACGAATCTCGATTGCTTGGCGCTTTTATTCGACTGAACAAAAGTTGTGAGAGGGATAACAATGTACTACGAACTAGCACTACTCTAGaaactaaacaaaaaaatcaatcattttgaaataaacTAAATTAAGTTAGATGAAATGTTGATGTTAAatgtcgataaataaaattccaaTGAATCGACTtacattaaaagtatattttttgttaattatctttattatatctcgttaaaatattatcgttttatcgCACTTCCTACGGTTACTATTTTTTGTtgcttcgaaaaaaaatcctGCTGAATGACACGCCCATTCATGGAGATTTATGAGATATTTTGGTATCTACGTATTGCATACTTCATACGTAATCCAATGGCATTGACGTAACAGTTTTACGTTTACGCTAATAGTTTATCGAGCGTAACATATCTATACTTAGCATTCTACTTCGGTCTTATCATAGATTTATCCGATCTACGTTCTCTTTgcgttataaaaagaaatgaatctagaattctataaaaacgaatttaaCGTCAAAACTATCATTGAAGATTATATTATcagaatataatatcattggaaattaatttacaagattaattcgataaaaacttAAATAcagattacatatgtacatacaatgAGATTTATAAGGAGTATATAATGAGAGATttggaaaaaagcaaaatatacattttaccTTTAATATCATTGCGTTTAATAACTCCCACTACAAAGCACTTTATACATATTCAAAATACATATACCagcataattattttacgaatgCCAATCCATCCTCCATCGAGTACCTTACAGATCTTGATGTTTTTACTCATTTTGAAAATCTGTACTCCTGCGCCAAGTTTTCTATAACAATATAGATAGTATttaatattctaaataaatataaagatgatataatatcaaaaaaatatataatgtaaaagtcAAATAGACATTctgaaatatattcattttattaaatgaatcGTCATTCACAATTGtatttatacatagataaattataaagaactCACGTAATTACGAAGCTGCTGTCTAGTTTGCGATAAACGTTCAACATTTACATTTTCGGCATCGTTTTTCAAAACTTGAGGATTTCTGTTCCCGTTCGAATCAATAGTTTCGTTTCGTGAGATCGTACTACCGGCATTCAAAACAGTTAATTCCTGCTCACCAGGATTCACTGTAACTACGTTCGCGTAAACTTCGGCTGACTCGTCATTTTTCCAAACTTGAAGAAGTGTTTCGGTATTATAAAACGGATAGACAGCGTAAACGAACGTCAAGGGTAACGAATTAGATTGTTCGAGTGACGTAGACTCGCATGATGCTCCAAAAACAAGAACAAACAGACAAAATGCTGcctacattaaaaataaatttccctAAATTATACCATTCCAATATCAagcaaaaatacaaaaatacaacTTACGATCACCTGGGTATTCATCTTGCTGATACTACTTCCCATAAACTAACTTTCAACAGAATTATTTCCATTATATACTATGCTGACTGTCAAGGAATGCTGACTAGAAACTCACTCAGGTGGATTATCTTTATCAAGTTACAATGCCAGCGACCAAAGCTCCTTCCAAggattatatcatttttaagtACTACCAAAGAAATTCATCTATATCCATTATTAAATGCATAATATAACAATGAAGGAATTAAAGTGTATAATGgcacaaaaattatatttataaatattaatttattgccAATTAAAATGCGcataaaaataactttatatatatatgtgtgtgtatatatataagtataatcaTGAAGTTTCTTatagtttataataataatttatctttcgaCAACTTCTAGAGGTATTACATTACATCCCAGTAGACCTTTGCCATCCCAAGGACGTGGTATTAAAGTCAGGGCCAAGATACTTGATCCACGCTTAAGTTTTATATCCAAAGACTTATACCTACTGTGTTCTACTAATGTTGCGATATCCTTTAACGTCTTGAAATTTCCATAATTAATAGAGCCAAATTCTATGATCAGATCGTCGACTTGAATTCCCTATAATGAAAGAACATCCATTTTTATGCTgaatctaattaataattctaattgtttacgtaataatattgaatggttatattaatgtaatgaattttgtttttttataaaaagatggtcaatttttttctttaaagtaTCACCATTGTACTCACTGCTACTTCGGCTGGAGAAGAAGGTGACACCAAATTTACTCTCAGAAAAGGTTCTGTTGAAAATGGTTCTTCAATATCGCTGGTTGTTGCTATAGCCTCTTGTATTTGATTCCCAGAAAGAGAATGTACTTTATGTAAaccttcttctatcttcttcatCAATGCTTTGTGATCATTTGTAAGACCTAACACGAGTTCAAGATAatgatgtataaaaataataaaattgtaaaatttattatacttttaagtACTTGACATACATATTATCCGATGCCTTGTATGTCTAACTTGATATACATCAATATCCTGTCTTGGATACCCCTCAGAATCCACCAGAGGATCATCCATACCCACATGGTTCTAAGgtgtataattaattcatttaggAATATGACAGATCATCCTACTTGAAGTACAAGTTTTTTTTCacacaaaaatattatcattgagagttattatataaaataatatgtttaaTGATACATACGCTATCTAATACATCTTTTAGCGCGCGTATATCCGattcaattttatctttatctttcataaGCCGAAGAACCTCATCTTTTGCTTCTTGAAGTTCCATATCGAccaccatttttctttttcttttgttttcatcTGCGCTGTAATTATCAACCGTCGGCAAACGTTTGTGCGCATGTCCATTTAAAATATTCCCAGTTTAACAAAATTGTAAGGgactttttagaaatatttaaaaaatatcctcGATTTTTGcgtataaataacaatattaatatataatgctATTTCTaagataaaaagttaaaaaatataatttgataaacacggcaaatttttaaataactaaAACATAATCTTCCCATTAACATTttgaatatattgaaaaatttttttaagtatttatccatattataaattgcaataaaatatttttttgttatatataaattataatagatattcCTACTGAGATATAAAACAATAGAGTAATACTTATTGTCTTTTAATaagtacattttatttttacacttAATATCTAGTGATTCAATccaaacataaaaatatctaaaacatttacatatattgtatattttataccaTGTATACCTTTAAGACATTTGTAGCCTTAGAAACAATGTCTTCAAAAACCTTGCTTCATACACAACAGTTCGTATTCCTTGAGGTGATTCTGTTAGAATATCTTGCATATCAAATGGTTGTTCTATTACAGTAGGTATATCTCGTCCATAAactaaacaataattataaaaaaatggtTCGTACAATAggttatatatgcatatatgtcacatcatatatagatacgtttataattaaatataatttttatataaaaaatgaagctCAAACCTTCGCAATGTTCCAGAAACTGAATACATTCTTGTAAAGTGGAATCTTTTAAAACTACTAATTGTTTAGCTAATTGTtctaggagagagagaaaacatctTTTTGCATAGAACCAAGTATCTGTTCCTAGTTTCTTATTATAAGGTTCTAAACTTTTCATCACTCTAGATATGCCAAATTCATAGTTGCCTTTCGAACAATATAAAGTTCCAATCACCAAATTTACAATACATAGGtgaaataactttttatcttGATCTTCAAACGATActgcctcttcttctttttcaattttcttcattaGTTCCTCAGCATCTGCATTTTGAGATGTCATAATGTAACTTACGCACAAATTTGCCAATACTATAGCGCTTGtatctaaaatctataaaatgaaatagaaatctTATTATATTGCCATGTGGAGAAGTAGTTTATTTTAAAAGGCACaaacattatcatatttttttctgacaATCGGTTCATAAAAACCTGTTGCTtccttaaatttattttcttgcatAAACAAAGTATGTGCTACGTTTAACTTCCATATATCATGCTCGTTACAAAATTCAACACTCTTcctaaaaattttttctacttgTATATAATTCTCTCTGTCCCAATATATTTTAGCCTGTGCCATTAGAACAGGTACATATCTGTCTAAAGCTTCTTCATAATCAGTTACAGCTTTTTTAACAGCACTATCGTCATGATTCAATCTTGCTTCTTGAACCTGTTTAGTTGCCTTTCGCAATGTTTCAGTATGTTTATTTGCAAGATCATCAAATTTGCGATATGCTTCTTCAGGCGAAGTTTGTTGTGTAATTAATGCATCCAGGAAATCATATAAATACTAAAATTCGACAAAAAATTCAATCATATGATAAATAAACCCCTTTTTtacaatatgtataaatataaaaatagataaaaagaaaaatgtattgaaTACTAGCCAGCACGAAGTGGGTACCACAATTTATTGATACGGCACTTTACTTCTATGTTGTGATAAATCCTAACCTATACTCCttgttatttatcgatttgacACGGGTCAAAATAGTACGTTAAGACTCGTCAAACtgttcaaagaaaatataacatagAAGCACATATAGAAATATGGTAAATTGTGAAGTAAATCAGATATTTCTTGGCGAAGTCGCTGCCGTTCAAAATTACGGTGCCTTCGTCAGAATACCTGGATGTTCGCAACAAGGATTGATACATAGATCACAGgtatgaattttaatatcagATATTCTAATATGTTATGATATAagtaaaattgtaataataaaaactttgtCAGGTTAGTTCGGCCCACGTCGACGATGTTACAGAAGTTTtacaaaaaggagaaagagtatGGTGTAAAGTTATCTCAGTGAACGACGATGGAAAAATTGGATTATCCATGAAATATGTTAATCAAGGAAATGGTACTGACTTGGATCCTAATGGAATCGAATTGCAAAGagatatacaaaagaaaaaaacctaTGTTCCACAACAACGAAAAACTATTCAATTAGAAGCTGTTTTTAACACAACATGTACAAAGTGTGGGACGCATGGACATTTGGCCAAAGATTGTTTTGTGCCACCTAATGGAAAGAAATATGAGTTAATACCAGAAGTAGAAGATGTATCTTCTACTCCAAAGACACAGGATGAgcaaaaagataagaaaatagaaaaaacagaaaaagcagaaaagatagagaagaaacataaaacaaaaaagtcaaagaaaagaaagaaatcaaagaaaagtaAACAGCATACTGATGATAGTAGCTCTGATAATGAACAAACaacaaagaaaagtaagaagaagagatcCAAAGATCataagcaaaagaaaaaaaagcgtaACAGCAGTACCAGTGATACAGATTCTAGTGATAGTTCTAGTCAGGATGTTAAAAGTTATAAACGAAAGCACTTGGAAAGAACTGAAGTTCGAGCAAAAAAGTGCAAACACTCAAAGGAAAAGCATACGAATTAAATCTGTCTTATTTGAAAGCTTATTACATTAAGATTTTTGTAGTATATAGATGTGATagttattgtcattattattacaaagatcatgaaactataaatattacaataaagatgtacaataatattataacttaCCGGTGTCAAATATTTGTACGTTAAATGTACATTTTCAGCTAAAACATCTGCTGCTAAAtcataatattgatatttacaatataGCAACAGTACATTAGCAAATGTTTCAGGTGGAAAAGGATTCTGTTGTAATAAGAACTGTAATTTTTCGAATCCTTCGCTCGGCTTTGTATCCATATTTAATAATGCTTGATTATGTAACGTAACGGCGTCTAATTCTTCTTCAGAACGCGGAGGCATATCCGTCAATGCTTCCTTAGCAGCTTCGTCTTAAAATCAAAGTATAATAAGAACAATTCTTAccatttaattacatattatttaacgattaatttgGTGCAATTACAATTTTGCAACTGATATTCTATAGCAGCTTTAAGATTAAAAGCTTCTGTTAAAGCTGTTTCATGGAGAGTAAGTGTGTTTCCAACACTACGGACTTCAATACCTTCTGTTGCCATACCTACACCTAGTTCTGGATGTTCTCTGATTCCTTGCTCAATAATATCAGCTATGGAAAAAAGTGCAATTGTAGATTGCATAAATGCAATTGTAGACATTTTATTAACTACATGTAGTTTAtcataatttgataatttaaagTGAACAATTTACCAATATGTTTTAAAGAGGCAGCATATTCTTTTAGTTTGAAATAAGAGAGAGCTACATTATAAGACAAATGTGGTTTAAATCCTGTAATTTGTAAAGCAtttgagaatttttttaaagcttGTTCGTATTCCTCTTCctggaagaaaaacgaaatatgtctgtacaattttatttccgttttatattttagaattatacCTTGTATAATAGACATCCCAAGTTTACTTCCGTATCCACATCATCGAGTGGACATTGATCTACAAGATTTTTTGCAGCTACCATATCTTCTTGACCATACTTTATGGCTGCTTGTAACTTCTTTACTTTATATTCTAAATTACTTGAATCAATAATAGTCAAAGAAACTGCCCAAGCCTCTTGATACATACAGGCTTGATGCAAAGACTGAGCATGATAcagcttatatatattttcttctggACATATTTGAACCAACTTTTCATAACAGGTAGCTGCTGCCGCAAAGTCTTGCATATAAAAATGACAATGAGCAAGAAGCGATAAACAAGGTCTGGACTGCAAAAAGTCATATACACGCAtaaaactatttatttatagcgGATAacaaaagatacatatataaatcagCAAGTCATACATCAGGATGAGACTCAAACAGAGTCGTCAACACTTTGATTGTGTCTGCATACCGCTGTTCCTTGAtctacaattttaattatatttataacgattaCTTCTAGTCTATTAATCGTACAGAAATAAGAAAGTTAAGTAAAAACTTTTAGAACTAGAACAGGATTCAAAAGAAATCTACCATAGAATAAATCGTTTTCGTATAATCTCCgtctttaatatatacattttgtataaaagtattcatctgaaatattttaagtaaaaattatGACACTGAACACGTAGCAATTCGAAACGTTAATACATAGAACGATCGTGTCACGTGCATTGTTTTGACGGACATAGATCGCGTCGTCATAGTAACACAAATTATCGCCCCCGTATCATCGAGTAAGTTATTTCTCATACTACACGCAATgtgctatatacatatataatgcgtatataatacatatacatatacatatatacacgtaatacacatacatatacacacgtcgGTAGTCAATAATAGCCTACAAGTCAATTTCTACCACCAAAAGAATGTTCCATATTTATCAATCTTGTTCTATCACgtatagaaaaaagtataactGCGCATTAGAAATATTCATGTGATTATTTGAAACATAAGAATCAATCAAAAAAGACAATATATCAAGTAATGAACctgataaattttcaaagtcgACGACAGTCACGTAATTCTTCTCTATTTAcgtaaatattgatttttttactACGAATAATCGTTACTAAGATAATTGGAAATCATACTTCTCTAAAGAGCCAAAACAATCTTACTCATCCGCATAGAAATGTGTCATGCAATTGTGTCAAACATATACAAGTTTTGGTAAcacaaacatatttttctacatATACGTAAACAGAATAATATAAGAGAAATGGAAACTTCTCCTATTATAGTAAGCTCTATCGTATTGACTGCTGACGTAAATAC
This window of the Vespula vulgaris chromosome 6, iyVesVulg1.1, whole genome shotgun sequence genome carries:
- the LOC127064651 gene encoding uncharacterized protein LOC127064651 isoform X1; amino-acid sequence: MGSSISKMNTQVIAAFCLFVLVFGASCESTSLEQSNSLPLTFVYAVYPFYNTETLLQVWKNDESAEVYANVVTVNPGEQELTVLNAGSTISRNETIDSNGNRNPQVLKNDAENVNVERLSQTRQQLRNYKTWRRSTDFQNE
- the LOC127064651 gene encoding uncharacterized protein LOC127064651 isoform X2, encoding MGSSISKMNTQAAFCLFVLVFGASCESTSLEQSNSLPLTFVYAVYPFYNTETLLQVWKNDESAEVYANVVTVNPGEQELTVLNAGSTISRNETIDSNGNRNPQVLKNDAENVNVERLSQTRQQLRNYKTWRRSTDFQNE
- the LOC127064645 gene encoding zinc finger CCHC domain-containing protein 17-like translates to MVNCEVNQIFLGEVAAVQNYGAFVRIPGCSQQGLIHRSQVSSAHVDDVTEVLQKGERVWCKVISVNDDGKIGLSMKYVNQGNGTDLDPNGIELQRDIQKKKTYVPQQRKTIQLEAVFNTTCTKCGTHGHLAKDCFVPPNGKKYELIPEVEDVSSTPKTQDEQKDKKIEKTEKAEKIEKKHKTKKSKKRKKSKKSKQHTDDSSSDNEQTTKKSKKKRSKDHKQKKKKRNSSTSDTDSSDSSSQDVKSYKRKHLERTEVRAKKCKHSKEKHTN
- the LOC127064647 gene encoding 26S proteasome non-ATPase regulatory subunit 9; translated protein: MVVDMELQEAKDEVLRLMKDKDKIESDIRALKDVLDSNHVGMDDPLVDSEGYPRQDIDVYQVRHTRHRIICLTNDHKALMKKIEEGLHKVHSLSGNQIQEAIATTSDIEEPFSTEPFLRVNLVSPSSPAEVAGIQVDDLIIEFGSINYGNFKTLKDIATLVEHSRYKSLDIKLKRGSSILALTLIPRPWDGKGLLGCNVIPLEVVER
- the LOC127064635 gene encoding tetratricopeptide repeat protein 30A isoform X2; translated protein: MRVYDFLQSRPCLSLLAHCHFYMQDFAAAATCYEKLVQICPEENIYKLYHAQSLHQACMYQEAWAVSLTIIDSSNLEYKVKKLQAAIKYGQEDMVAAKNLVDQCPLDDVDTEVNLGCLLYKEEEYEQALKKFSNALQITGFKPHLSYNVALSYFKLKEYAASLKHIADIIEQGIREHPELGVGMATEGIEVRSVGNTLTLHETALTEAFNLKAAIEYQLQNYEAAKEALTDMPPRSEEELDAVTLHNQALLNMDTKPSEGFEKLQFLLQQNPFPPETFANVLLLYCKYQYYDLAADVLAENVHLTYKYLTPYLYDFLDALITQQTSPEEAYRKFDDLANKHTETLRKATKQVQEARLNHDDSAVKKAVTDYEEALDRYVPVLMAQAKIYWDRENYIQVEKIFRKSVEFCNEHDIWKLNVAHTLFMQENKFKEATGFYEPIVRKKYDNILDTSAIVLANLCVSYIMTSQNADAEELMKKIEKEEEAVSFEDQDKKLFHLCIVNLVIGTLYCSKGNYEFGISRVMKSLEPYNKKLGTDTWFYAKRCFLSLLEQLAKQLVVLKDSTLQECIQFLEHCEVYGRDIPTVIEQPFDMQDILTESPQGIRTVVYEARFLKTLFLRLQMS
- the LOC127064635 gene encoding tetratricopeptide repeat protein 30A isoform X1, which codes for MNTFIQNVYIKDGDYTKTIYSMIKEQRYADTIKVLTTLFESHPDSRPCLSLLAHCHFYMQDFAAAATCYEKLVQICPEENIYKLYHAQSLHQACMYQEAWAVSLTIIDSSNLEYKVKKLQAAIKYGQEDMVAAKNLVDQCPLDDVDTEVNLGCLLYKEEEYEQALKKFSNALQITGFKPHLSYNVALSYFKLKEYAASLKHIADIIEQGIREHPELGVGMATEGIEVRSVGNTLTLHETALTEAFNLKAAIEYQLQNYEAAKEALTDMPPRSEEELDAVTLHNQALLNMDTKPSEGFEKLQFLLQQNPFPPETFANVLLLYCKYQYYDLAADVLAENVHLTYKYLTPYLYDFLDALITQQTSPEEAYRKFDDLANKHTETLRKATKQVQEARLNHDDSAVKKAVTDYEEALDRYVPVLMAQAKIYWDRENYIQVEKIFRKSVEFCNEHDIWKLNVAHTLFMQENKFKEATGFYEPIVRKKYDNILDTSAIVLANLCVSYIMTSQNADAEELMKKIEKEEEAVSFEDQDKKLFHLCIVNLVIGTLYCSKGNYEFGISRVMKSLEPYNKKLGTDTWFYAKRCFLSLLEQLAKQLVVLKDSTLQECIQFLEHCEVYGRDIPTVIEQPFDMQDILTESPQGIRTVVYEARFLKTLFLRLQMS
- the LOC127064635 gene encoding tetratricopeptide repeat protein 30A isoform X3, whose translation is MQDFAAAATCYEKLVQICPEENIYKLYHAQSLHQACMYQEAWAVSLTIIDSSNLEYKVKKLQAAIKYGQEDMVAAKNLVDQCPLDDVDTEVNLGCLLYKEEEYEQALKKFSNALQITGFKPHLSYNVALSYFKLKEYAASLKHIADIIEQGIREHPELGVGMATEGIEVRSVGNTLTLHETALTEAFNLKAAIEYQLQNYEAAKEALTDMPPRSEEELDAVTLHNQALLNMDTKPSEGFEKLQFLLQQNPFPPETFANVLLLYCKYQYYDLAADVLAENVHLTYKYLTPYLYDFLDALITQQTSPEEAYRKFDDLANKHTETLRKATKQVQEARLNHDDSAVKKAVTDYEEALDRYVPVLMAQAKIYWDRENYIQVEKIFRKSVEFCNEHDIWKLNVAHTLFMQENKFKEATGFYEPIVRKKYDNILDTSAIVLANLCVSYIMTSQNADAEELMKKIEKEEEAVSFEDQDKKLFHLCIVNLVIGTLYCSKGNYEFGISRVMKSLEPYNKKLGTDTWFYAKRCFLSLLEQLAKQLVVLKDSTLQECIQFLEHCEVYGRDIPTVIEQPFDMQDILTESPQGIRTVVYEARFLKTLFLRLQMS